The nucleotide sequence GTGACTCGGGTGATCGAAGACCGCGGAGGCGATGTCGACTGCCCGGCCAACGCCCGCGTTCAAGCCGAACCATAGGGGAGAACGGCGCCCACGACGTAGTCACCCAGTCACGACGATGACTGGCTTACTTACTTCGCGGTCCGTGCGTGCGCGGGTGACTTCCGCGACAGTCAGCGGTATTGGCAGAATAGGCCGGTGACCGACACTGCGGCCTCCGACGGAAACGCTCCGCATTCAGCGCTGAACCGGATCATCGCGGGGCATCCGCGCGCCATCGGCAGCTTCCGGTTCCACTTCGCCGACCAGTCCTGGGAATGGTCCGACGACGTCGCCCGGCTTCATGGCTACGCGCCCGGTACGGTCAAGCCCACGACGGAGCTGCTGCTGTCGCACAAACACCCCGAGGACCGCGACACGGTCGCCGGAACACTGGCTGCCGACCCGACTCGTCGGCCGTCTAGCCCGTCCACGGGTCCGGTCCAGACGCGCGGGGACTCCGGCCGAAGCCAAGTAAGCTTCATCAGACGGTAAGGGCCGAGTTCGCGCCGGGAGGCAAGGACGTGGAAGACGCTGCCAGTGCCGGCGGCCAGCGCCGTGACCATAGGATCGAGGCTGGGTTGCGGATCCTCGACCTGCCCACCTCGAGCGGGATAATGGTGATCGGGACGATCGACCCGGCGTCCCGGGCATCATGGGAGACGAGTTTGCACCTGCTGGTCGAAGACGGTGGGGGCACAGTGGATCTATCCTGCCTGTCCTTCACCGACGTACGCGGCATGAGCGCCCTCGTTGACGCGGCTCGCCGCGTCCAGCCACCTCGGTCGCTGAAGATCCGACATCCGCCGGAGACCGTACGGAAAGTCCTGCGCCTGTTCTGGCCGGAAGAAGCAGCTCGGCTCGTCGCCGACGACGGACGGTCGATATGAATCCGGCTGCCACGACCGCGGACCCGTTCGTGCACCCCGCTCTGTTCTACGAAGGTCCGGAGGACTACCTCGCGGGCACCGTGCCGTTCATCCGCCAAGGCCTGCTGGTAGGCGAACCGGTCGCGGTGTCGGTTCCCGGCCCCCACCTCGAACTGTTGCGCGCCGCGCTGGGCCAGGACGCCGAAAAGGTCCGGCTGCTCGACATGACCGAAGAAGGCCGCAACCCCGGCCGGATCATCCCCAGCGTCCTCCGCGCCTTCGCCGACGCCCACCCCGATCAGCGGGTCCGCATCATCGGCGAACCGATCTGGGCCGGACGTTCCGAGCTGGAGTACCCGGCCTGCGCCCAGCACGAGGCACTGATCAACCTCGCGTTCACCGGCCGCGACGTCACCATTCTCTGCCCATACGACACCACCCGGCTCGACGTGCACGTCCTTGCCGACGCCGAAGCCACCCACCCCGTGCTGGTCGACGCCGACGGCGAACGTCCCAGCACCGGCTACGACCCCCAGCGCATCATTAGCGGCTACAACACTCCCCTTCCCGAACCTGCCACCGCCCTTACCATCGACGCTGTCACCCGCGACTCGGCCTCCTTGGCCCAGGCCCGCACTGTGACCCGCGAGCAAGCGCACCGGGTCGGACTTTCCCCGGCCCGCAACGAAGACGTTGAACTCGTAGTCGCCGAACTGCTCGGCAACAGCATCGACCACGGTGGCGGGCAGGGACGGCTTCGGCTGTGGACCGAGCAGGGCTACCTGGTCTGCGAAGTCCGTGACAACGGCCACATCACCGACCCACTGGCCGGACGGCGCCCCGTCCCTGCCGGGGAACTTCGCGGCCGCGGTTTGCTGCTGGTCAACCAGTTGTCCGACCTCGTCCGCGTCCACACCGACCCACACGGCACCACCGTTCGAGCCTGCTTCGCGACGTAGCCCCTTCTCCTAGCTGTTCGAGCCGTTCTGCGAGAAAGTTCCAGGTCTTCTGAGCAGCAGAGCGGCAAGTGGCTGTCGTAGTCGCGGCATCAGCACATCTGTCCTCGAAGCGCAAAGAGCACTTCCGCGGCCACCGCTGGGCACCTGCGCTGGAGGATGTGTCCCCCATTCATCGCCCGCGGATCCCCGCCGCGATCGGCTTCCCACTGGGTTCCGCCGGTGCTCTCGCCTCGGCCGTTCGTTTCCGCGCTCCTGATGATCGCGGTGATCGATTGGCTACTGCATTCGTGGCCGGTGCCGGAACATTCGTCCGGCAGGACGCTCTCATGTTCGCGCTCAAGGCCCTGGGGCCACCGGTTTCGCGTTCTTGTCCCGCGACGCCTGCCGACGTGGCGATCCGGGGGTTCACTCGGTTCGGTGTCAAGAGCCTGTCAACGCCCTCCAAGCAAAGATCAGCGGCACCCCACGCTGACGGCGTGACCACAACACTCACCCGCCGCGAAAGCGGTACCGATCGCGCCGAACGCCATCGCCTTTCCGTCGCCGGCGTACCAGGCCTGGGCTTCACGTGCCGGTCTCGCTCGCGATCGCCGGACTGTTGGTCGTGTTGACGCTGTCCTACCGTCAAGTGATCGCCGCGTTCCCCGACGGTGGCGGCGTCTGCGGAGTCAGCCGGACCTGCCGCGCTGTCGCTCGGCGACCATGCCGAAGCCGTGCACGTCATCCATCCCGACGACGAACAGGCTGCGCGGGACTTCCTCGCGGACCGGGAACGTGGCATCCCGCCGTGGCGCTGGTCCAGCTCCACGGCGAACGAAGTGCCTCGGTGAAGCAGCGCCACACTGAGTCAAAGGCCTACTCGGTCCTATCTGTCTCGTGCTCAGCTTGCTCGGCTGGTTCAGCCCCTCCTGAGAGTGGATCTCGGTACTGGCCCTGGCCGCCGGGGCGATCTCAGTGTTCACTGATCGCCAGTATCGACTGGATGGCCTTGTCATCGCAGGCGTCTGCACCGCCGCGCTCCAACTGTTCTTCGGGCTGCTCCTGTTCACGATGGACCTGGCAGGCCACTGAGAACATCGCCTCCGAAGCGCGACCACGTGCTCACGAAACGCTCGTGCCGTCCCGAAAACAGTTGCTCAGCGCGCGATAGCGACCCCGGCGTGCCAGGTTTGAACCATGAGCGATTACCCCAGCCATCCCGCTTCCGCTGAAACCTCCACTGTCACCACCCAGGAACGCCCCGGCACGATCAACGGTGCCTTCTGGGCTTTCCTGGCCTCCGCGGTCATCGGGCTGCTCAGCGGTGTCCTGGCCTTCGCCAGCAAAGACGCCTTGGTCGAAGCCACCAGAAACGCCAACAGACAGAGCGGAACACAGCTCACCGAAGCCCAGATCGATCAGGCCGCCACCTTCATCATCGTCATCGGACTGGTGATCGCGGTCGCGTTCGCATTGCTGTACCTGTTGTTCGCGGCGAAGCTCCGCGCCGGGCGGAACTGGGCACGTATCGTCCTCACCGTCCTCACAGCACTCCAACTGATTTCGATCATCTTCAGTACTAACACCATCGTGGGCTACCTCAGCGTCCTCGCCGCCGTCATCGGCGTCGTGCTGTCGTTCACCGCCCCTTCCAACGAGTACATCACCGCGACCAAGGTCGCGCGCTAAGCACCTTCGGCGGCGCGGTAACGCACTAGCACTGGACGCCAGCAAGTCTCGGGCGAGGGTGTGCTGTCCCGGTTTGGGGTGGCACACCCTCCTCGACGCTGTACTACCTGTCCCTTGCTCACCGATTCGCCGCCGTCGCGGCGTAATTCGCCGACGGAGGCCAAGGCTGATTGCCGTACGGCCAACACGCCTTCACCCGCACCGCCCTCGGCGTCTCCCGCACGGTCGTCAAACCCCACCTACAGCCGCTTCACCCAACCCGATCCACCGGCCAAGAACCACACGACTACCCCTACGCCCAAGGTGGCCCCACCAATCGCGCGGACCCCACCGGTGTCAACAGCGCGGGGGAATGCGTCAACTCAGCGGCCGGCTTGCTCAGTGGCGGAATCAGCTTCCTGGGAGGCGGCAACCCCATCTTTGTCGCCGTCGGCGCCGGTGGGTATGTGTCAGCCGCCAACAGCCTTCAGAACGACTGTAATATCACCCTCAACCAAGTCCCTAAAAATGGCTCTCGTAGATAGCAAACGGAAGGGCACTGTGGAAAACGACACAACCCCAACGTACCGACAGCTTGCTTTTTGGACAGTTCCAGGAATAGCCTGGACAATTATCGGCGCCTTCGGAAGCGGTCCTGGAAATGGCTTGGTTTTCCTCACACTGGGAATCATCCTCCTGTTAGGAGTTGTGTTCTACGCGCTTCGACTCCGTCGGCGTGAGCGACGTGGCAAGAACCCAAACTAGCCGACTTTCCCGGCGCCCGGTTCCGGCGGCGCAGATCGGCGAGCCCTTGGAATAGCCCGTAGTCGACGAGTACCAGGGCCCGGGCTCTCCAGCGCATACCTGCTGCCGGTCACGCATCCGGATCCGCCATGGAAAGTCGGCGCGACACTCACGACGCCTTTCTGCCGATGGCTTAGAAGCCGTTGCCGAGGACTTCGTCGACGGCACGGCAAGGACTCGGGGGCACCAGACCCGTGGGGTAGCCGAACCGCATGAAAGCCTGCGGGAACCCGGGCAGCTCCAGGTCTTCGGCCAGCCCGGAACCGGCCAGACCGTCGTCGACCGCGTCGAGCCAGGTGTTCTGCAGAGCGTGTCCCGCGTGCAGGTGGTCGTACCTGCCGTCGTCGATGGTGAGGAAGACCAGCAGGGTTTCCCCGGCGAGCCGCCGCTGGAGAACCCGGTGGTCGGGCAACGCCGTGGCGGAGCGTACGAGGCCCGCCCAGGGGAGCGAGCCGGCGAGTAGAGCGCTCCCGGCCAGTCCGACGCCGTGGCGGTGATAGGTCTCGTCGCGGATCGTCCACAACGCCAGTTCGCGCTGGTACGCCGAGTCGTGCTGATACGCCTCGGCCGCGAATTCGAGCAGATCCGCGACCCGGGAGAGTTCGAGCTCGTCGTGAATCGGCCTGGCCGTCACCCCGGCTCTCGGCCGCGGCGGCGATCAGGTCCACGATCTTCTCCCGCGAGACGCGCCTGCCGGAGAAGGGGTGGCGGTAGCTGCCCCGCCGGGCGATCGCCGAATACCGGTGCAGATCGACGTCGGACGGTGACGAACGCCCCGTCGTTTCGATGGCGGCGACGATGTCCGGCTCGGGGAACGTGCGCGTACTCAGGTCGTGGCCGAGAACGCGCACGGCCAGCTCCACGTTGGCGAGGGCGGCACCGCACGAGATCAGCCGGTCACGTCCGCGGGCGTCGTGCTGGGGAAGTTCCAGGGTTCGGCGGCGCGCAGTGCATGGGTAGAACCGTGCACGTCACTGGCCTTCTGCTCAGAACACGGAGCACGCCCAGCCGACCTGCGACCACACCCAGCATGTCCAGCCTTGGGAGCAAAGAACTCCAGACCCACTGCAGCGGTTGTGACGAGGAAGCAAAAGCCGCTACGCCACCAACTGGCTCTGCAGCACTCCTCCACCTATGAGCACACCGGAGCAAACAGAGACATAACGGAGTCCAGTCGCGATTGACGCCAAGGCGAAATTGCCGCCGAAGGACCAACATCCCCGCAGGTCGGCAGCGATGTCGATGTGGTGGGCCGGGTCGGGCTCGAACCGACGGCCAAGGGATTATGAGTCCCCTGCTCTAACCAACTGAGCTACCGGCCCCAACGGTGCCCTGACACCTCCGCGGGAGCCGCCCCAGCCCCATCAGCGGGTTTGCGAACGCACAGAAGTCCCAGTTCGCTCCAAGTTATCACAGCGCTCACCTGCCACGATCGCCTAGGCCGATCAGCTGGTTTCCGGCGCCGGACAGAGCCGTCTCGTCTAGGTTGCAAGGAGCAGCGCCGGGCGGCACGCCGCTCGGGCCCATCGGGCAGGGAGGCGCTCGTGGCGAGTCCGGTCGCCATCGCGCTCGGTTTCGTGGCCGCCCTCGGCACAGTGATGTCACTGAGGGCGAGCATCCGGGTACTGCGGCGAGCCGGCTCCCGTGTCGACGCGATCCTCGCCGACGAGCTGGGCGACCGGCCGCCGCGGTAACCGATTGTCGGTCCTCTTTGGACGATCAGGCGTCCGGCGGCGGGAACGGCCTCGCCGTGGTCGGCGGCGAATCGGCGCACACTGGGCCGTGAAGCTCTGGTCGAACATCGCCCGCACCTGGAACGTGGTCGCCGTGTACGAGCCCTGAACAGTGTTCAGCATGACGGTGCCCCGCCACGCCGAGCCGCCGCAGCGCCGGTCGCCACCGGTTCCCGCCGGTGGCCAGCCCCAGCGCCACCAGGCCGGCGCAGTATTTGCTCACCGACTGCTCCCGGATCCGCAATTTCGCCAGCGCCTCGGTGACGCTGTTGCGCTCGGACGCCGACTTCACCTCCAGCAGCACCAGGTCGCCCCCGGCGGCGAGGCTCCGCGAACCCGAACGCCAGATCAGCGACGTGTCGCAGGTGATCCGCGCGTCGGCGGTGACGAAGGTGGTCCGCCGGTAGTCGGTGACCAGCGCGGGAGTCAGCGGCCGGGGCGCGGGCCGGCCGTAGGCGGCGGTGAGCGCGTCGTCGAGGAACGTCAGCGCGGGCGCGGTCAGGCCGTGTGCCGCCTCGGCCGGGTGCGGGCGGCGGACCTTGACCGTCTCGTCGCGCTTCACGCTGACCTTGAGCTCGCAGTAGGTGTCGGCCGAGTCGATGTAGGTCCGGGTGCGGATCTTGAACCGCCGCCGTCGGTCTTGCCGGTGCGCCCGGAAGATCGCGAGGTCCGGGGTGTCGAAGTACGTCGACGAGTAGCCGAACACGCGTTGCCCGTCGATCGCCAGACAGCGCAGCGACGCTCTCAATGCCTCTGTGACGGCCAGGAAGTCGCTGAGTGGCAGGACGTACTTGCGATCCGTCCGGCTCATCAGCCCGCTCGTGGCGACCACTTCGGCCAACGACAGCGCGGGGAGGCCTTTCGCCACCGCCGCGACGGTGGCCGTTCCGCGCCCGCTCACCGGTGCCCCGCCGGGGCGCCGTGGACGACGGCGGCGGCGTCCGGACGGAACCGGACGTCGACGACGGTCACCTCGCGGACATAGTCCACTTCGGACACACTGTGCCGCACGACGGTTCCGCCGAGCCGCGCCCGGAGCTCCATCAGCATCGTCTGTTCGTCGGGGTACACGGTGTCGAGCACGACCGTGCGCCGCTGCGGGCCGCGCGTGCGCGACGGGTGATCCGCGACGTACATGACGGCGAGCAGCAGGACGTTGAAGACCGCGACGATCCGCCAGTCCGCGGACGGCAGCCCGTTCACCAGCCCCAGCACCAGCGCGACGAAGTAGTACGCGACCTCCTGCTGGCTGATCGAATCGGACCGCAGCCGGATGATCGACAGCACGCCGAACAGGCCGAGGCCGAGCGCGCTCGCGGTCGACACGGAAAGCAGCACGGCGACCGAAACGCAGACGCCGACGTTCAGCGCGAGATAGGCGCAGGCGAGGTCACCACGATGGTGACGACGGGCGTAGATGCCGTACGCGAGGATGACGGCCGCGACGAGATCGACGGCGAGATGAAGGAGTGTCGTGGTCATGAAAACCACTGTGGCGCGAGAAGAAGAGACCGCTGTGAGAGCCGGATGAGAACCGTCTCATCCGGACTCACCGAGCCGATAGCCCATGCCTCGCACGGTTTCGATCCGCTCGGCGCCGATCTTTCCGCGCAGGTAACGGATGTAGACGTCCACCACGTTCGATCCGGGGTCGAAGTCGAAACCCCAGACCCCGCCGAGCAACTGTTCCCGGGAGAGCACCTGGCCGCGGTTCCGCAGCAACGTCTCCAGCAGTGCGAACTCGCGAGCGGTCAGGTCCTTCTCCTCCCCCGCCACCGAAACCTTCCTGGTGCGCAGGTCGAGCGACAGGTCCCCGGCACGCAGCACCGCCGGCTCGGCTTCGGGATTTCCCCGTAGCCGCAGGCGGATCCGAGCCAGCAGTTCTTCGAACGCGAACGGTTTGGCCAGATAGTCGTCGGCGCCGCCGGACAGCCCGGCGACGCGGTCGACGACGCTGTCCCGCGCGGTCAGGATGATCACCGGCACCGTCCGGCCCGCCGCCCGCAGGGCCCGCAGCAGATCCGAACCGTCGAGATCCGGGAGACCGAGGTCGAGGACCACCAGGTCGTGCGCGCCGGTCAGCGCCTCGGTCAGCCCTTCGGAGCCGGTCTTGACCCAGCGGGTCGCGAACCCCTGCGCCCGCAGGCCCTTCTCCACGAACGCGCCGATCCGGGCGGAATCCTCCACCACCAGCACACTGGTCACCGGTCCGCACCTTCCGCCACGGGGATCTCCATGGTGAACCGCGCCCCTTCGCCGGGCGCGGTGTCGAGCAGGACACGGCCACCGTGCGCTTCGGCGATCGCGGCGACGATCGCGAGGCCCAGCCCGGCGCCGTCGTCGCCGTTCGAGTTGCTGCCGCGTTTGAACCGCTCGAAGATCCGGCTTCTCGAATCCGGGGGGACTCCCTCGCCGGTGTCGCGGACCCAGAGCCGCGCCGTCGTCGCGGTCACCTCGGAGCCGAGGGCGATCTCCTGGCCTGGCGAAGTGTGCCGGACGGCGTTGGAGACCAGTTGCAGCAACGCCTGCGCGAGCCGCTGGCCGTCCGCGCGGACCGTCGCCTCGGCGACCGCGTCGAGCCGCCAGACGCGGTCGGCCAGCGGACGGGATTTGGCGAGGGTCTCGACGGTGAGATCGGCGAGGTCGGTGTCGCCGGGCGTGAGGAAGTCGGGGTTGCCGGATTTCGCGAGGACCAGCAGGTCGTCCACGATCCGTTGCATACGCCCGAGTTCGTCGAGGACGAGATGCCGGGTGGCGGCGTTCTCCTCGGGGTCTTCCCCCATCAGCTCGAGATGGCCCCGGACGATCGTGATCGGCGTGCGCAGTTCGTGCCCGGCGTCGTCGATGAACTCGCGCTGCCCGGCGAAGGCGCTTTCGAGCCGGTCCAGCATCGTGTTGAAGGTGCGCCCGAGCGCGGCCACATCGTCCGAGCCGCGGACCTCGATCCGGCGCGAAAGGTCGGTCTCACCGATCTGTTCGGCGGCCAGCCGGACCTCCCGCACCGGCGCGAGGATACGGCCGGCGACCAGCCAGCCGATCAGCCCGGCCAGCACGAGCGCGGCCCCGGACATCGCGGCCATCACGCCGACGACGTCGTTGATCTCGCCGGCGGCGTGGTCGACGAACTCGACGATCACCAGCGCGCCGCGGCCCGGTGAGCCCTCGATGGTCACCGGGACGACGCCGTACCGCGCGGATCCGACCGCGGTGGTGACCGTGCCGTACGCCGGGCTCGCCGCCCGGGACAGTTCCGCGACGAACTTCGGGTCGGTGTCGAGCCGGACCGGCGGCTCGATCGCGCTCCGCCTCGACGCGACGCCGTCGCTGATCGAGAAGAACGTCTCGTACTTCTCGGGCAGGTTCCGTTCCAGGTGACGGCCGAGGACCGCCTCGACGGTGGCGGGCTGCCCGGCCGGGCGGGCGTCCGGCGACGCCAGGAAGGCCCGGAGTTTGCCGGTCTCGTGCGCGATCTCGTTGTCGAGGCGCTGGTCGAGCTGGTTGTGCAGGACGGTGCGGGTGGCCAGCAGCGATCCGGCGAGCGCGAGCAGCACGACCAGCAGGACCCACGCGAGGATCCGGGCGCGGGCGCTCATCGGCCCGGCTCAGTCGTCGAGGTCGAAGTGGTCGTCGGCGTCATCAGGGTCATCATCGAGGTCGTCGTCGTGTCCGGCCAGCCGGGGCGGGACGACGGCGGGCGGGGCACCCGTTTCACCCGGCCCGGTGGCGGCCTGCCCCGCCGGGGCGACGACCGCCGGGCCGAGGTCGGGCGGCGAGGCCGCGGTGGCCGCGATGACGGCGAACGTGCCGGTGGCCGCCACCACGACGGCGGCGACCCCGGCCAGGACGATCATTCGG is from Amycolatopsis lurida and encodes:
- a CDS encoding response regulator transcription factor: MTSVLVVEDSARIGAFVEKGLRAQGFATRWVKTGSEGLTEALTGAHDLVVLDLGLPDLDGSDLLRALRAAGRTVPVIILTARDSVVDRVAGLSGGADDYLAKPFAFEELLARIRLRLRGNPEAEPAVLRAGDLSLDLRTRKVSVAGEEKDLTAREFALLETLLRNRGQVLSREQLLGGVWGFDFDPGSNVVDVYIRYLRGKIGAERIETVRGMGYRLGESG
- a CDS encoding sensor histidine kinase, translating into MNPAATTADPFVHPALFYEGPEDYLAGTVPFIRQGLLVGEPVAVSVPGPHLELLRAALGQDAEKVRLLDMTEEGRNPGRIIPSVLRAFADAHPDQRVRIIGEPIWAGRSELEYPACAQHEALINLAFTGRDVTILCPYDTTRLDVHVLADAEATHPVLVDADGERPSTGYDPQRIISGYNTPLPEPATALTIDAVTRDSASLAQARTVTREQAHRVGLSPARNEDVELVVAELLGNSIDHGGGQGRLRLWTEQGYLVCEVRDNGHITDPLAGRRPVPAGELRGRGLLLVNQLSDLVRVHTDPHGTTVRACFAT
- a CDS encoding DUF4956 domain-containing protein, coding for MTTTLLHLAVDLVAAVILAYGIYARRHHRGDLACAYLALNVGVCVSVAVLLSVSTASALGLGLFGVLSIIRLRSDSISQQEVAYYFVALVLGLVNGLPSADWRIVAVFNVLLLAVMYVADHPSRTRGPQRRTVVLDTVYPDEQTMLMELRARLGGTVVRHSVSEVDYVREVTVVDVRFRPDAAAVVHGAPAGHR
- a CDS encoding polyphosphate polymerase domain-containing protein, translated to MAKGLPALSLAEVVATSGLMSRTDRKYVLPLSDFLAVTEALRASLRCLAIDGQRVFGYSSTYFDTPDLAIFRAHRQDRRRRFKIRTRTYIDSADTYCELKVSVKRDETVKVRRPHPAEAAHGLTAPALTFLDDALTAAYGRPAPRPLTPALVTDYRRTTFVTADARITCDTSLIWRSGSRSLAAGGDLVLLEVKSASERNSVTEALAKLRIREQSVSKYCAGLVALGLATGGNRWRPALRRLGVAGHRHAEHCSGLVHGDHVPGAGDVRPELHGPVCADSPPTTARPFPPPDA
- a CDS encoding sensor histidine kinase, with translation MSARARILAWVLLVVLLALAGSLLATRTVLHNQLDQRLDNEIAHETGKLRAFLASPDARPAGQPATVEAVLGRHLERNLPEKYETFFSISDGVASRRSAIEPPVRLDTDPKFVAELSRAASPAYGTVTTAVGSARYGVVPVTIEGSPGRGALVIVEFVDHAAGEINDVVGVMAAMSGAALVLAGLIGWLVAGRILAPVREVRLAAEQIGETDLSRRIEVRGSDDVAALGRTFNTMLDRLESAFAGQREFIDDAGHELRTPITIVRGHLELMGEDPEENAATRHLVLDELGRMQRIVDDLLVLAKSGNPDFLTPGDTDLADLTVETLAKSRPLADRVWRLDAVAEATVRADGQRLAQALLQLVSNAVRHTSPGQEIALGSEVTATTARLWVRDTGEGVPPDSRSRIFERFKRGSNSNGDDGAGLGLAIVAAIAEAHGGRVLLDTAPGEGARFTMEIPVAEGADR
- a CDS encoding nitroreductase family protein is translated as MTARPIHDELELSRVADLLEFAAEAYQHDSAYQRELALWTIRDETYHRHGVGLAGSALLAGSLPWAGLVRSATALPDHRVLQRRLAGETLLVFLTIDDGRYDHLHAGHALQNTWLDAVDDGLAGSGLAEDLELPGFPQAFMRFGYPTGLVPPSPCRAVDEVLGNGF